The DNA window ATAAACTTATGCATCTGCAACCCTGTTTGAATGCTGTAGAAATATCTACCATATTTACAGAATAAACTTAATACTCTATGATAACAATGAACAAAGATTGCGTATCTTCATAATTGCAAGTAAGTAGTAAAATGTCATGCTAAGTAAAAAGGGGGATACAAACACCAGTTTAATACCCCTTCTATTTGGTGCTCTGTAATGACCCTTTCTATATATCTAATAACACTTGTATTTGTCTGTGTTTCTGacaagtccccccccccccccaataaaattAGCATCCACTATAATTCATCGCCATGAATCTCATTTCAATGCAGTGTAAAAACcatttataaaattcaatactTCTAAAAAATGGCAAAGGAGATTTATGAAACTTTGTGATAGTTCTATGGTCTACAAAGTTAAACATTTTCCCCTttaaaacatcttgtttttaattatttccctCTAACCCTCAAAGTAAGGAGTTTTTGGTaacattatcaaatataaaaagttcAGTATATTAAAATGTAATACTGTTGCTTAAAATATCAACAGATCATCAACAGAGATTATTTCCCTTAGTCTTACAAACATGTCTTGATACCaagtataaatattatatatgaaatataaatagatacaataaataaaattatacaggGAAAAAACAAATGAgaaaacatgaatagaaataaTGTTTCTTACTCTTTACAACCAATGCTGATGACATGAGAGTTATCATGatgatgcaatatttacaaATGGCTTCCAGTGGAACAGTTTTGTGATATGATTTTTTACCCACTGTTCTTCTCAATGACAGATGTTACAAATATAAATGGATTTTGATGTCAACTAAACTATTTTTCTCCTTTTCCTTGTTTAACAATCTCGGGCAGTATCTTTAACCTACAATCTCTAATAAGCATCAAATGTAACACTCAGAGAGCTACATACCAAACAAGTCTGTAAAAGACCGGTATCTGATATCTCAAAAAACAAACAGTACATGGTAATTCTCCAGAGGTTTGTTCACTTGTATTTGATCACTTGCCTCTTAATATGGTACTAGTCAGGCCAGCAGTCCATTAATATCACAGTGTGTGAATATTGCAAAGTGACTTCGGCATTAAAATTCTATGACATCATATACCTATctaatgataaatataatttatacaataaaaaacatataaaatacatatagaaTTCTCAACATCAGGTAAAAACCTCACAATCAGTATCATAATTCTCTTCAAATATtcttataaatatacatttatttacatgaaatCAAATGCATATGAAGCAATGTCAATAAATTAATTATGGGATATTTACATCCTTTGCTGGCAAGCATTGCAATAAAATTGACAATGAAATTGCACAATCCTGGAGTGCTTGGCTCCAAATCACAAAATGTACACAGTGGTACAATTATTTTGATtcgtgatatatatatatagcaacaTACAGTCGATAAATAACACACTTTCATCATACTTAAAAATCTTCAACAGTAAAACAATCGTGCTGCCATAGGGTGAAAGAATAAACCTCTCGTCTATATCAGTAGTCCAACATCCCTGTTCACTTTGGCAGCGGATTCTACGTTCCTACCAAAATCTGCATAATATTGTCGATTTCCTCTGGAAGAATATCGCTTTTACATGACGTTGACAGGAAAGTTTGGTAAGAATCGGACAAAGTATTGGAGGGAAATGAATGAAGAACCTCCTCGGCACTTAAAGGTGTCAACTTGATAGTTGATGAGAGTGATGTAAAGATATCAAAGTCACACTGGGATAAATCGGTGTCACCAAATACATCCTCCATTTTGAAGGGTATGTTGGTCGGAAGGCTGGAGCTCCAGATGTCAAATTTTGGGCCTGAGACCTTATTCTTTGGTGAGCTGTTGGCATTGTGATTGCTTGAGTTAGAAAGTTCTACAAATGTCTCAAATGGAGGGAGAGGTGCTTTGGAAATGCTTTGGTCCTCGGCACTGTCCATCCCCTGATGGAGGTTTCCATTGATGTGAAGGTCCGACATGTCTTGTTCTATGTAATCACTGGAACCATCTAAGGAATCCAGAGGAAGTACATCCATGGTGAAGTTTTCGGAATTATTGTGAAATGAGAGACTGGCAGAGGGTGGCAACTCGCTACTTATGCCTTCTTTTCTAAGTTCTGTTTCTATATGTTTCAAAGTGTTTAAAATAAGTACAGATTTAAGAAGCGATGGCTCTACTTTTTTCCCTGTCGGGTTTTGGAGCTTACACATGGatatatttaaaacagattGTCTTTGATTTCCCTCCAATTCCATTTCATCTGACTTGCGTTTGATCCCCATTTTCCCCTTAAgttttataagaaatgaaaccctgaaaataatattaatacaatattaaattttcatcaacaaacaaaaagacatgttattgatatttaaatatctCACCTCACTGTCCTAAAATAGTGCTACCCTAATTTTCCataaatctatttttagcaaagtACCAAGAAATGTACTAAAGTTCCTTTCGGTTTGAAGTAATTCTAAATTCCATTTAAGAAATTCATCACAAGTAAAAGAAATGTATAAAACCGTGTTACCAAATGTGCGCATATACATTGTACTGATATTGGATGAGCGACGTGACTTGCTTTACTCAAGACCATCGTTTCAAGTAAACAGCCTCGATCTGAATCAAAATGGCTTCTATTTATATATCGGTAAATTTTCCATGAAACCAACGTATTCAAACAAGAAAGTACCCCACATTTAAAGCTCTCTCGACATTATTTTCACTTAAATTCAGCTTCTTTAATAAAAACTGCAATTAGGGAAGCATATTCTACCGAGGTAGTCGAGTTTCTCTACTTTCATGATGCCGTCGGCATAGACACCAAAACGCGAGCAATGACCTCGCACTTGTTAACGAGTAAAACACAAAGAAATCTTACCTTAATGAATATATGAAACTATTTTCTATTTATCGTCGTCGTAGTAAATAGTATGGTCCCCTCAGTTTTCGCCTGGTCTTGATAAACATGTTTTCTATTTCCCCTGTCCCGCGGAAAGTTGGATTCAATGTTCCTTTTCCACTCGACGACATTAGAACTATAGATGGCGCTGCTATACAGCGTATAgcaatttcattggttaatcGAGAACCAATGTACAGTTACCAAATTTTTCTATATGGACACCCGTGTGGGCAAtattatggtaaaaaaaataatttatgtaaCTT is part of the Crassostrea angulata isolate pt1a10 chromosome 3, ASM2561291v2, whole genome shotgun sequence genome and encodes:
- the LOC128177563 gene encoding uncharacterized protein LOC128177563 — encoded protein: MGIKRKSDEMELEGNQRQSVLNISMCKLQNPTGKKVEPSLLKSVLILNTLKHIETELRKEGISSELPPSASLSFHNNSENFTMDVLPLDSLDGSSDYIEQDMSDLHINGNLHQGMDSAEDQSISKAPLPPFETFVELSNSSNHNANSSPKNKVSGPKFDIWSSSLPTNIPFKMEDVFGDTDLSQCDFDIFTSLSSTIKLTPLSAEEVLHSFPSNTLSDSYQTFLSTSCKSDILPEEIDNIMQILVGT